A stretch of the Mesorhizobium sp. Pch-S genome encodes the following:
- a CDS encoding ABC transporter permease — translation MHADIKATGPSRSSLARLASMREAGLIVIILALCIAMSFASPHFLTWGNFRAMLMSFSIEGIVVVGMTILLIVGGIDLSVGSVVCFSMVVSGALFLMGLDPWTASLIGIAVSALIGAVMGFFVTVVGLNHFITSLAAMVIVRGLCLVITKGTPLSLFTLPPEFKAIGQGSFQGIPYVIIIFVVVVAIFDFLLRRATAFRKVFYTGSNEKAAQFSGIKTNQVKFWVTVLCATLSGVAGVIYMARFGAATPTFGAGMELNIIAAAVIGGASLKGGSGTIFGAILGIALLSVVTSSLILLDISVYWQDMIKGCILLAAVSADHFLHAKKS, via the coding sequence ATGCATGCCGACATCAAGGCCACGGGCCCGAGCCGTTCCAGCTTAGCCCGGCTTGCCTCGATGCGCGAAGCCGGCCTGATCGTGATCATCCTGGCGCTGTGCATCGCCATGAGCTTCGCCTCGCCGCACTTCCTGACCTGGGGCAACTTCCGCGCCATGCTGATGAGCTTCTCGATCGAGGGCATCGTCGTGGTCGGCATGACCATCCTGCTCATCGTCGGCGGCATCGACCTGTCCGTCGGCTCGGTGGTCTGCTTCTCCATGGTGGTTTCCGGGGCACTGTTCCTGATGGGACTGGACCCGTGGACCGCCAGCCTGATCGGCATCGCCGTCAGTGCACTGATCGGCGCTGTGATGGGTTTCTTCGTCACCGTGGTCGGGCTGAACCATTTCATCACCTCGCTGGCCGCGATGGTGATCGTGCGCGGGCTTTGCCTGGTCATCACCAAGGGCACGCCGCTGTCGCTGTTCACGCTGCCGCCGGAGTTCAAGGCGATCGGCCAGGGCAGCTTCCAGGGCATCCCTTACGTCATCATCATCTTCGTGGTCGTGGTGGCGATCTTCGACTTCCTGCTGCGGCGCGCCACCGCGTTCCGCAAAGTGTTCTACACCGGCTCCAACGAGAAGGCGGCGCAGTTCTCCGGCATCAAGACCAACCAGGTGAAGTTCTGGGTGACGGTGCTGTGCGCAACGCTCTCAGGCGTCGCCGGCGTCATCTACATGGCGCGCTTCGGTGCCGCGACGCCGACCTTCGGCGCGGGCATGGAGCTCAACATCATCGCGGCGGCGGTCATCGGCGGCGCTTCGCTCAAAGGTGGCTCGGGCACGATCTTCGGCGCCATACTCGGCATCGCGCTGCTATCGGTGGTGACCAGCTCGCTCATCCTGCTCGACATCTCGGTCTACTGGCAGGATATGATCAAGGGCTGCATCCTTCTGGCGGCGGTCTCCGCCGACCACTTCCTGCACGCCAAGAAGTCGTAA
- a CDS encoding sugar-binding transcriptional regulator produces MAPPSTRDDISTVRQMHQALVLHYMESKTQAEIAKELGISHATVNRLIKRGHQLGLVEIKIKSPIDHLVDLETRLVGLGGIERAVVVPTVSENPQTALQRVGEAAASLLLETIKDGDTISITGGKGVSALVAGLKPGRSYDVEVIPATGLVQGKHYTDVNHVASLMADKLGGRAYQIHAPLFADTPEQREMLMGVRAVADVFRRAREATIAVVGVGSILTDDSSYYDLHPSSSADRQAIERSGASGELLAHLIDRDGRLSDYTLNRSLVSLTLDEFATIPRSIGIASGPSKVAPILSAMRGNHLDIIVTDEATGLGILDLAEREAA; encoded by the coding sequence ATGGCCCCTCCCAGCACACGCGACGACATCTCGACCGTGCGCCAGATGCACCAGGCGCTCGTCCTCCACTACATGGAGAGCAAGACCCAGGCCGAGATCGCCAAGGAACTCGGCATCTCGCATGCGACGGTGAACCGCCTGATCAAGCGCGGCCATCAGCTCGGCCTCGTCGAGATCAAGATCAAGTCGCCGATCGACCATCTGGTCGACCTCGAAACAAGGCTGGTGGGGCTTGGCGGCATCGAACGCGCGGTGGTGGTGCCGACGGTCTCGGAAAACCCGCAGACGGCGTTGCAGCGCGTCGGCGAAGCGGCGGCCAGTCTGCTGCTTGAAACGATCAAGGACGGCGACACCATCTCGATCACCGGCGGCAAGGGTGTCAGCGCGCTGGTCGCCGGCCTCAAGCCCGGCCGCAGCTACGATGTCGAGGTGATCCCGGCGACCGGACTGGTGCAGGGCAAGCACTACACCGACGTCAACCACGTTGCCTCGCTGATGGCCGACAAGCTCGGCGGCCGCGCCTACCAGATCCATGCACCGCTGTTCGCCGATACGCCGGAACAGCGCGAGATGCTGATGGGCGTGCGCGCCGTCGCAGATGTGTTCCGTCGGGCGCGCGAAGCCACCATCGCCGTGGTCGGCGTCGGCTCGATCCTGACCGACGATTCCTCCTATTACGACCTGCACCCCTCCTCCAGCGCCGACCGCCAGGCCATCGAGCGTTCCGGCGCCTCGGGCGAACTGCTGGCGCATCTGATCGACAGAGACGGCAGGCTCAGCGACTACACGCTGAACCGTTCGCTGGTTTCGCTGACGCTGGACGAATTCGCCACCATCCCGCGCTCGATCGGCATCGCCAGCGGGCCGAGCAAGGTCGCGCCGATCCTGTCCGCGATGCGCGGCAACCATCTCGACATCATCGTCACCGACGAGGCCACCGGCCTCGGCATCCTCGACCTCGCCGAAAGAGAAGCAGCATGA
- a CDS encoding aldo/keto reductase has product MSSRQIQRAIGASGIQASAVGLGTWAIGGWMWGGTDEQASIKAIEASIDAGVSLIDTAPAYGLGRSEEIVGKAIKGKRDKVVIATKCGLNWHFGKGNHFFDQDGKPVHRYLGADGIAYEVEQSLRRLGTDHIDLYITHWQDPTTPIEETVAALEKLKAAGKIRAIGASNVNAEELRQYVAAGQLDAIQERYSMIDREIEGTLLPITQKNDVATLSYSSLALGLLTGSIDPGRAFSGDDQRKDNPRFSASNRQKVAALKQAIQPILDQHKASMAQIVIAWTLAQPGITFALCGARNPEQALDNARAGEVRLNSAELAAIDKAIASHLTQLDA; this is encoded by the coding sequence ATGAGTTCCAGACAGATCCAGCGCGCCATCGGCGCATCCGGCATCCAGGCCTCCGCCGTCGGTCTCGGAACCTGGGCGATCGGCGGCTGGATGTGGGGCGGCACCGACGAGCAGGCTTCCATCAAGGCCATCGAAGCTTCGATCGATGCCGGCGTCAGCCTGATCGACACGGCGCCGGCCTATGGCCTCGGCCGCAGCGAGGAGATCGTCGGCAAGGCGATCAAAGGCAAGCGCGACAAGGTCGTCATCGCCACGAAATGCGGCCTGAACTGGCATTTCGGCAAGGGCAACCACTTCTTCGACCAGGACGGCAAGCCGGTGCACCGCTATCTCGGCGCCGACGGCATCGCCTATGAGGTGGAGCAGAGCCTGCGCCGGCTCGGCACCGACCATATCGACCTCTACATCACGCATTGGCAGGATCCGACGACACCGATCGAAGAGACGGTTGCCGCGTTGGAGAAGCTGAAGGCTGCCGGCAAGATCCGCGCGATCGGCGCCAGCAACGTCAACGCCGAAGAGCTCAGGCAATACGTCGCCGCGGGGCAGCTCGATGCCATCCAAGAACGCTATTCGATGATCGACCGCGAGATCGAAGGCACGCTGCTGCCGATCACGCAGAAAAACGACGTTGCGACGCTCAGCTATTCTTCGCTGGCGCTCGGCCTGCTCACCGGCTCGATCGATCCCGGCCGGGCCTTCTCGGGCGACGACCAGCGCAAGGACAATCCGCGCTTCTCGGCATCGAACCGGCAGAAGGTTGCGGCGCTGAAGCAGGCGATCCAGCCGATTTTGGATCAGCACAAGGCTTCGATGGCGCAGATCGTCATCGCCTGGACGCTGGCGCAGCCCGGCATCACCTTCGCGCTGTGCGGCGCCCGGAATCCCGAACAGGCCCTCGACAATGCACGCGCCGGAGAAGTCAGGCTCAATTCAGCGGAACTGGCCGCCATCGACAAAGCGATAGCCTCGCATCTGACCCAGTTGGATGCCTGA
- a CDS encoding glycerol-3-phosphate dehydrogenase/oxidase: MKRNETLAALRERPDIAVLVIGGGINGISVFRELALQRVDVLLAEKGDYCGGASAALSRMVHGGLRYLENGEFKLVKESLLERDRLLRNAPHYVAPLPTTVPIFDIFSGIANGAVRFLGLTRRPSRRGALVIKAGLTLYDVFTASRRLMPVHSFRGARKTLATWPAINPATRSSATYYDAWVSRPERLGLEMLHDAMAASPTAHALNYAQVGSDADGLTLTDTISGETLPVRPRLIINATGGWIDLTNRSIGVSAPTMMGGTKGSHIIVDSQELHDALAGQMIYYENEDGRICILFPYLGKVLIGSTDIRVDDPDQVRCEDDELAYILQSLAFVFPSIRIAEEEIVFRFSGVRPLPASEDSFTGRIPRDHFCEFVEPIGALPATLCMIGGKWTTFRSFGALAADMALERLGLTREIGTEELAIGGGRDFPADTATWCAALASEYKISKARAQTLLERYGSSARTVADEISKTTDTMLPGYGYSHNEIRLIVEREQVETLADIFLRRTTIAITGGLTTELVDAVLDILATHKAWNAKQAAQEHAAFVALLKHQHGVDLSNPSETDNKRSAICA; the protein is encoded by the coding sequence ATGAAGCGCAATGAAACACTCGCCGCGCTGCGAGAGCGGCCGGATATTGCCGTGCTGGTGATCGGCGGCGGCATCAACGGCATCAGCGTCTTCCGCGAGCTGGCCTTGCAGCGCGTCGACGTGCTGCTGGCCGAAAAGGGCGACTATTGCGGCGGCGCCAGCGCGGCGCTGTCGCGCATGGTGCATGGCGGTCTGCGCTATCTGGAAAACGGCGAATTCAAGCTGGTGAAGGAATCGCTGCTCGAGCGTGACCGGCTGCTGCGCAATGCTCCGCACTATGTCGCGCCGCTGCCAACCACCGTGCCGATCTTCGACATCTTCTCCGGCATCGCCAACGGCGCGGTGCGTTTCCTCGGCCTGACCCGGCGCCCGAGCCGGCGTGGCGCACTCGTCATCAAGGCGGGACTGACGCTCTACGACGTCTTCACCGCGTCGCGCCGGCTGATGCCGGTGCACAGTTTCCGCGGCGCCCGGAAAACGCTGGCGACGTGGCCAGCAATCAATCCGGCGACGCGCAGCTCCGCGACCTACTACGACGCCTGGGTGAGCCGGCCGGAACGGCTGGGCCTCGAAATGCTGCACGATGCGATGGCGGCCTCGCCCACGGCGCATGCACTCAACTATGCACAGGTCGGTTCCGATGCGGACGGCCTTACGCTGACCGACACCATCTCCGGTGAGACGCTGCCGGTGCGCCCCCGCCTGATCATCAATGCCACCGGCGGCTGGATCGACCTCACCAACAGGTCGATCGGCGTGTCTGCGCCGACCATGATGGGCGGCACCAAGGGGTCGCACATCATCGTCGACAGCCAGGAGCTCCACGACGCGCTCGCCGGCCAGATGATCTACTATGAGAACGAGGACGGGCGCATCTGCATCCTGTTCCCCTATCTCGGCAAGGTGCTGATCGGCTCGACCGACATCCGCGTCGACGACCCCGACCAGGTGCGGTGCGAGGATGACGAGCTGGCCTATATCCTGCAGTCGCTGGCCTTCGTCTTTCCGTCGATCAGAATAGCCGAAGAAGAGATCGTCTTTCGCTTTTCGGGGGTACGGCCACTGCCGGCCAGCGAGGACAGTTTCACCGGCCGCATCCCGCGTGACCATTTCTGTGAATTCGTCGAACCGATCGGCGCGTTGCCGGCAACGCTGTGCATGATCGGCGGCAAATGGACCACCTTCCGTTCCTTCGGCGCGCTGGCCGCCGACATGGCCCTGGAGCGCCTCGGCCTGACGCGTGAAATCGGAACCGAAGAGCTGGCCATCGGCGGCGGGCGGGATTTCCCGGCGGATACCGCGACCTGGTGCGCGGCCCTGGCCTCCGAATACAAGATCAGCAAGGCGCGCGCACAGACGCTGCTCGAACGCTACGGCAGTTCAGCCCGGACCGTCGCCGACGAGATCTCGAAGACGACAGACACCATGCTGCCGGGCTACGGCTACAGCCATAATGAAATCCGGCTGATCGTGGAGCGCGAGCAGGTCGAGACGCTGGCCGACATCTTCCTGCGCCGCACCACCATCGCCATCACCGGCGGCCTCACGACCGAGCTTGTCGACGCGGTGCTCGATA